DNA from Litoribacterium kuwaitense:
GCACTTCGGTACTTACGTAAATGTTTTGGAAATGTTTTTGGAGCATGCGTCTAACAATCATTGAAAATATTGCTTCAAATGCTTTGAGCTTGTTTGCTTTTCTCATCATTCTTCACCTCACGCTTTCTGCCGTTGAGATAAAGCAGTAGCCATAATGCGGTCAAGGCAATGACGAGGAAGGCTGCCCCAGGAATACCTTCGAGAACGGCAAGCATGGCAAAAAAACCGACAATCAGTGTGTACAGCCATACCATACGTTCCTCCCACCAGACGTGATTAGCTTCACGCGGAGAAAGAAAAATACTTTTGATGAGGTGTAAAAAGAAAGAAAGCACAGCCCAGCCTATAAAATTTTGCAGGGGGATGTCATAGTAAGTGCCGGGTTCATTCCAAGTCCAATATCCCCTGACCGTGGAAACAGGATCGAGTAAAAGGTCCATACTAACAGCAATCGCTGTTCCAAATAGAGCAATGGCGATCGTTTGAAAGCGCATCCCACTCGTAATTCGTTTAGCGAGCGCATGAGACGTTGCCATGACCATGATCCAAGCAAAGCCGATGCCTACCGGAACGCCAGCCCACTCAATTCCAAAGGCACCATGATAATTGTATGAACCAAATAATATGTTGAAGTTCACACCAAGCGCTTCGGTCCCCATAGAAAGAACAAACACTAAGAGGCTATACCAAAGACCGGCCGCTTGATAAATATAATAAAAGTAAACACAGCCAAGCAACCCAGCGAGCACAAGAAACACGCCATTGCTCCATTCAAGCCATGATGGCAGGATATCAAAGCCTAAAAGGAAAACACCGTTTACATACCAAAAAAGAAATAATATGTATAATGATCGCGGGTGAAAGAACTTTGCCATATTAACATTAACACATCCTATCTATAGTAAAGGTGCTTTCATTATACATGGTGAAAAACGGCTTGTAGAGTTTGGAGTGGCTGCCTTTGGCAAAAGTTTTTTCCGTAAAAAAGTGTAGGCAAAGTTTTTCATAGCTTTGACTACACAGAGAAAGGTGGGCAGGAAGGTAGATGTCCGGCAAAACATCGATCTGCTTCCAGTAATTTCTATATTTTAGCATGTTGCGCGATGAGTAGTGTCATTTGCTACTCATGTTTGCTTTATAAGAGGAATCGCTTTGTTATGAGATAAAGCGTGCTCGACAAGATCGACCGACCAATCGTATTTAAGAAATGGCGTGATGATATAAATGCCTGAAAAGAAATCCATGGCAACATCGATCAAATGCTTAGCAATTGCCAGCCCTTCACGCCGCGCCGCTTTCGGGTCATCCTTACAAGCAGCCATTCGTGCTCTCGTGTCATCAGCCAGTTTAATGCCAGGGACTTCATGGTGCAAAAATTCAGCGTTACGGTACCCGGTGAGCGGCATAATACCAATATACATCGGGGCACTAAGCGTTTGAACAGCTGCAGCAACTTCTTTGATTTGCGCTTCACTAAATACAGGCTGAGAGATGAAATAATCGGCACCATAAGTGATCTTTTTTTCTAATCGTTTGATCGCTTTCTCCATATTTTTAACGTTCGGGTTAAATGCACCAGCAACTGAAAACTGCGCTTTTTCTTTTAATGGCTTGCCTGAAGGAGAAAAACCTTCGTTAAATTGTTTTAGTAATTTAATTAATTCAAAGCTTTGTACATCGTAAACGGATGTAGCTCCCGGAAAATCCCCTAGCTTCGTCGGATCTCCTGTCACACCCAAAATATCATGAATACCAGATGTATGAAGGCCCATAATATGAGATTGCAGACCGATAAGGTTTCGATCGCGGCAAGATAGGTGAACAAGCGGCTTAATATTGTATTGATTCTTTAAAATTGTCGCGATTGAAGTGTTACAGACGCGAGGTGACGCCAGTGAGTTGTCAGCAATCGTAACCGCATCTACACCAGCATGATGCAGTGCAACAGCCCCTTTGAAATACTCGGAAACATCTAAATGTTTAGGCGGATCCAACTCTACGATGACAGAGGTCCGTTCTTGTACAAGCTGATGTAAAGGTTTTTCACTTAATGGTGACACAGATGGTTTTGGTGGTTCTTCAACAAGTGGCTTAACGATCGTTTTTTCGCTGACAGGTTCTAATGCTTGAACAGCAGAAGCCATCGCTGCAATATGGGCAGGTGTCGTGCCACAGCATCCGCCAATTAAACGAACCCCTTGCTTTCTCAAGGAAAGAGCACAATCGCCGAAATATTCTGGCTGCGATTTGAAGAAGAGTCTTCCATCTTGTACATCGGGCATGCCAGCATTCGGGGCTGCTGATAAGAAAACGTTCGGCAATAATGGGACCCCTTTGAGTGCTTCAATCGTATGGTATGGACCAAGACGGCAGTTAATCCCAACAACGTCAGCGCCAATCAAAGCTAGTTGCTTGAGTGCTTTCGTTAGCGGCTTGCCATTTTGAAGTCGACCTGCCTCTTGTAGAGAAAGTTGAGCAATGATGAATATATTGGTTTTCTTTCGTGCTAAAGCGACGACTGTTTGTAATTCTTCTTCATCGTAATACGTTTCGAAAAGCAGAGCATCGACCCCTTCGGAAATGAGAGCATCGACCTGTTGTTCAAACGTGGCGACGATCTTTTCCAAGGTTGTTTCAGACCTAGTTACATCACGGATACCACCAATGGTCCCTGCGACAAAAACATCACGGTCTTTGGCGGCTTCTTTTGCTAATCGAACAGCTGCACGATTGATGTCTTCAACTTGTTCCTCAAGCCCGTACTTTGCCAGCTTAATGGCATTCGCTGCATAAGTGTTTGTTTTAATCACATCTGCACCTGCATCTACGTACGCACGGTGCACCTCTTTCACATACGATGGGTTGGTCAAATTTACACGCTCAAAGCAATGTGTAATTTGGTAGGCATCATATAGATAACTTCCCATCGCCCCATCCAAAATCACGTGTTGCTTTTGCAGTTTTTCAATGAAAGTCATTTGCTTTCCTCCTTTAGTAGCGATGAAGATGCTTCTAGCAAGGCTGCGTTCAAATCATTTTTTAAATCCTCAACATCTTCAATCCCTACAGAGAAGCGGAGGAGGCGATTGCAGACACCGTACGCACTTCGAACCTCTACAGGAATGTCCATGTGCGTCTGTGTCGCTGGATACGTAATAAAGCTCTCAACGCCTCCGAGACTCTCAGCAAAACAAATCAAGGAGAGTGATTTTAAAAATGGTGCAATGAGCTCTTCACCTGTGAGACGGAAGGAAAGCATCCCGCCTTTTCCAGGATAAAAAACATGACTCACAAGGGGGTGGGTCTTAAGAAAATCGGCAAGAACTTGCGCATTTTTCGTATGCTGTCGCATTCTGAGCGGCAATGTTTTCATCCCTCTCATCAATAGCCAACAATCAAAGGGAGACAGCACCGCTCCAGCGGCATTTTGGTAATCGGCCAGCTGTTGTCCTAGTTTTGCATCACGAGCCGTCACTAAGCCAGCGAGGACATCATTATGACCACCTAAATATTTCGTCCCAGAATGAATGACAACATCAGCGCCAGATAAATGAGGATGCTGTAAGTAAGGTGTGAAAAACGTGTTATCGACAATGAATATTAGCCGGTGTTTTTGGGCGATAAAACCGAGCTCGATCAGGTCTGATTCAATCATCAACGGATTTGTCGGTGTCTCTACAAACAGTGCTTTCGTTTTCGGAGTGATGGCTTTTTGCACTTCTTTTAAATTGTGGGTAGGCACACTAGAAAAAGTGATCCCGTGGTTCGTTTGTCCATATTTGTCAAGAAGCCGGTAAGTTCCTCCGTAAAGATCCTCTGAGACGACAAGGTGATCTCCGGGTTTAAAAAGAGACATGACGGCATGAATGGCGGCCATCCCAGATGAGAAGGCAAGCCCGCGTTCACCACTTTCTAAAGCAGCGATGGCTTTTTCTAAAACATCGCGTGTTGGGTTTTTGTACGTGAGTAATCATAGTCGGTCGATTCTCCAATTCCTGCATGTCGATAAGCAGTAGATAAATAAATTGCCGGAGAGACCGTACCTGTTTCAGTATCAGAGCGATTGCCAATTTGCGCAAAAGTTGTGTCAAGTTTTTTTTCTGTCAATGAGGGATGCCTCCTTCAATGTAATGTGTCTATATTTGTTAGGAAGCTACTGACTGGCGCTTGGATGCACGAATCCAGTCAGATAGCGTTGGGGGCATCCGTCATCTCATCCGCCAAACGCTCTGTCTTCGAGCGAAAGTGCGAAAAAAACAACGAAAAAACCCCTTCATGAGAAAAAGAAGGAGTTTTTTTAGAAAAAAATCCTTCTTCTCATCTTTCAAGCAAAATTTGCTTGCTGGACGTAGCACCGTGCCTAATCAATAGGCTGGTTGCTGAGGCTTCATAGGGCCATTTCCCTTCACCTCTCTGGATAAGAAAAAGAATACGTATGATTTAATTGTTATTCATTACTGTACACGAGCTATGACGAAAAAGCAACCTCGTTTTTTTACATCGTCGCAAAGAGTGTTTATCCGTTAATCATGGAGCCACCATTGATATGAAGAACCTGTCCAGTCATATAAGACGAGTCTTCGCAAGCCAAGTATACATAAGCTGGAGCCAATTCTTCTGGCTGACCTGGTCGCTTCATTGGTGTCGTTGTTCCAAAGGTTGCGACTTTCTGCTCGTCAAAGGATGCAGGGATCAGCGGTGTCCAGATCGGTCCCGGAGCTACGGCATTGACTCGGATTCCTCGGTCGACAAGCTGTTGTGACAGGGAACGAGTAAGTGATGTAATCGCCCCTTTAGTTGCGGAGTAGTCGATTAAATCTTTACTTCCTTTGTATGCAGTAATCGACGACGTATTGATAATTGTACATCCAGCAGCTAAATAAGGTAAGGCAGCTTGGGTGAAATAGAAACATGAAAAAATGTTCGTCCGAAACGTCTTCTCCAATTGGTCACTCGTAATATCTTCAAAGCGTTGTTGCGGATGTTGTTCAGCGGCATTATTTACGAGAATGTGTAGCGATCCAAAGGCTTCAATTGTTCTGTTTACAGCTTCTTTGGCGAATGCTTCGTCTCCGACGTCTCCTGGAATAAGAAGGCATTCACCACCATAGCTCTCAATTTCCGCTTGTACGCTTTGTGCATCTTCGTGTTCATTTAAATAAACGATGGCGACGTGGGCGCCTTCCTTCGCATAGGCGATCGCGACAGCTTTTCCGATGCCGCTATCCCCACCAGTGATCAGTGCATTTTTTCCTTGCAGCTTACCAGCTGGTAAATACTCAGGGTTGTCTGAAAAAGGTTGAGGCATCATGTTTTTTTC
Protein-coding regions in this window:
- a CDS encoding carotenoid biosynthesis protein gives rise to the protein MAKFFHPRSLYILFLFWYVNGVFLLGFDILPSWLEWSNGVFLVLAGLLGCVYFYYIYQAAGLWYSLLVFVLSMGTEALGVNFNILFGSYNYHGAFGIEWAGVPVGIGFAWIMVMATSHALAKRITSGMRFQTIAIALFGTAIAVSMDLLLDPVSTVRGYWTWNEPGTYYDIPLQNFIGWAVLSFFLHLIKSIFLSPREANHVWWEERMVWLYTLIVGFFAMLAVLEGIPGAAFLVIALTALWLLLYLNGRKREVKNDEKSKQAQSI
- a CDS encoding SDR family oxidoreductase — translated: MRSNEYPFSAPAQHQPTQPGLEKNMMPQPFSDNPEYLPAGKLQGKNALITGGDSGIGKAVAIAYAKEGAHVAIVYLNEHEDAQSVQAEIESYGGECLLIPGDVGDEAFAKEAVNRTIEAFGSLHILVNNAAEQHPQQRFEDITSDQLEKTFRTNIFSCFYFTQAALPYLAAGCTIINTSSITAYKGSKDLIDYSATKGAITSLTRSLSQQLVDRGIRVNAVAPGPIWTPLIPASFDEQKVATFGTTTPMKRPGQPEELAPAYVYLACEDSSYMTGQVLHINGGSMING
- a CDS encoding bifunctional homocysteine S-methyltransferase/methylenetetrahydrofolate reductase; protein product: MTFIEKLQKQHVILDGAMGSYLYDAYQITHCFERVNLTNPSYVKEVHRAYVDAGADVIKTNTYAANAIKLAKYGLEEQVEDINRAAVRLAKEAAKDRDVFVAGTIGGIRDVTRSETTLEKIVATFEQQVDALISEGVDALLFETYYDEEELQTVVALARKKTNIFIIAQLSLQEAGRLQNGKPLTKALKQLALIGADVVGINCRLGPYHTIEALKGVPLLPNVFLSAAPNAGMPDVQDGRLFFKSQPEYFGDCALSLRKQGVRLIGGCCGTTPAHIAAMASAVQALEPVSEKTIVKPLVEEPPKPSVSPLSEKPLHQLVQERTSVIVELDPPKHLDVSEYFKGAVALHHAGVDAVTIADNSLASPRVCNTSIATILKNQYNIKPLVHLSCRDRNLIGLQSHIMGLHTSGIHDILGVTGDPTKLGDFPGATSVYDVQSFELIKLLKQFNEGFSPSGKPLKEKAQFSVAGAFNPNVKNMEKAIKRLEKKITYGADYFISQPVFSEAQIKEVAAAVQTLSAPMYIGIMPLTGYRNAEFLHHEVPGIKLADDTRARMAACKDDPKAARREGLAIAKHLIDVAMDFFSGIYIITPFLKYDWSVDLVEHALSHNKAIPLIKQT